In Megalobrama amblycephala isolate DHTTF-2021 linkage group LG10, ASM1881202v1, whole genome shotgun sequence, one DNA window encodes the following:
- the neurog3 gene encoding neurogenin-3: MTPRPTCASGRRNGTFKSNWSSALDLKCGSTDITKGQQIKYSREYELGNVDSATKECSSTFSEENARNKRMKKEMPVKSARRQRGNRRVKANDRERHRMHKLNSALDNLRSVLPTFPDDAKLTKIETLRFAHNYIWALSETLRIADHVRQISNHARDQENLTVPSACLDARYSASSTCASKWHSTNSSSNYQETQGYYTDLLLEEFNCNFQDNLTF; this comes from the coding sequence ATGACTCCAAGACCCACGTGCGCTTCGGGGAGAaggaatgggacctttaaatctAACTGGAGTTCGGCATTAGATCTCAAGTGTGGATCCACAGACATTACCAAAGGTCAACAAATCAAATACAGCAGGGAATATGAGCTTGGCAACGTAGACTCGGCGACTAAAGAGTGCTCGTCTACCTTCAGCGAAGAGAACGCAAGAAATAAAAgaatgaagaaagaaatgcCAGTTAAATCAGCAAGGAGACAGCGTGGGAATCGCAGAGTTAAGGCAAACGATAGAGAAAGGCACCGCATGCACAAGCTGAACTCCGCTCTGGATAATCTGAGAAGCGTGCTTCCAACTTTTCCCGATGACGCGAAACTGACTAAAATTGAAACTCTGAGATTCGCGCACAATTACATTTGGGCATTGTCAGAAACATTGAGAATTGCAGACCATGTTCGGCAAATTTCAAATCACGCTCGGGACCAGGAGAACCTCACGGTGCCGAGCGCTTGCTTGGATGCGCGTTATAGCGCATCAAGCACATGCGCGTCCAAGTGGCACTCCACAAACTCATCATCAAATTATCAAGAAACCCAAGGCTACTACACTGATTTGTTGCTAGAGGAATTTAATTGCAATTTTCAGGACAATCTAACATTTTGA